In Oncorhynchus tshawytscha isolate Ot180627B linkage group LG28, Otsh_v2.0, whole genome shotgun sequence, a genomic segment contains:
- the znf326 gene encoding DBIRD complex subunit ZNF326, with protein MSRRNNHSFSDYGPPNTYTAHGSVTPTQGSAGTTHHTRHSTVNPGSYNSQQTSNSEKAELYDPYDPNPGSSSDSEVEPSKGREDHHRHRVSGGSSRLSSGYQGSASVAGHRDGFNWDLLSSRPSTRHEQSSHDHSERRNPPGFTRSHWDTNPIHGQSESSGRGGDLTKSRSEVTKKRSRSPNEDISSDFFTCDLCNLDLHKASTLEVHLKCNSHWETLEHIQNQNNYDDTAIAFLHEAMLTKVRHGDRLQMNRQSLRALQDKDYMTKLDIFHCAPCQVYVSVHPSSLQDHLSSKDHLRNKMEFRAKQLWESVNFAKATMKRMNTEYASFCEGKDPFEQSS; from the exons ATGAGTCGACGAAATAATCACTCTTTTTCTGATTATGGACCGCCGAATACATACACTGCTCATGGAAG CGTCACACCAACCCAGGGAAGTGCAG GAACAACCCACCACACAAGACACTCGACCGTAAACCCAGGATCCTACAACTCTCAGCAAACAAGCAACTCAGAAAA AGCCGAGCTCTACGACCCATATGATCCTAATCCTGGCTCATCATCTGACTCTGAAGTGGAGCCTTCCAAAGGCAGGGAAGACCATCACAGACACAGAGTTAGTGGAGGGAGCAGCCGCCTGAGTAGTGGATATCAAGGCTCTGCTTCAGTAGCTGGGCATCGTGATGGCTTCAACTGGGATTTGTTATCCTCTCGGCCCAGTACCAGACATGAGCAGTCCAGCCATGATCACTCAGAA AGAAGGAATCCACCAGGGTTTACCCGGTCCCACTGGGATACCAACCCCATTCATGGCCAATCAGAATCTAGTGGAAGAG GTGGGGACCTAACCAAGTCACGCTCAGAGGTCACAAAGAAGAGAAGCAGAAGCCCAAATGAGGACATATCGAG TGATTTTTTCACCTGTGACTTGTGTAACTTGGATCTCCATAAAGCGAGCACCCTTGAGGTGCATCTGAAGTGCAATAGTCACTGGGAGACCCTGGAGCACATCCAAAATCAAAACAACTACGACGACACGGCAATCGCCTTTTTGCAT GAGGCCATGTTAACCAAAGTCCGGCACGGTGATAGACTGCAGATGAACAGACAAAGCCTTAGAG CATTGCAGGACAAGGATTACATGACAAAGTTAGATATTTTCCACTGTGCTCCTTGCCAAGTCTACGTCTCCGTACATCCATCGTCACTGCAGGATCACCTGAGCTCCAAAGACCACCTGAGGAACAAAATG GAATTTAGAGCCAAACAGTTGTGGGAAAGTGTGAACTTTGCAAAGGCCACCATGAAACGAATGAATACCGAGTATGCAAGCTTCTGTGAG